The stretch of DNA TAGGGCGGGCCGCCCAGCACGCTGGACAACATGGCCACTTCGGTGGAATTCGTTGCGAAGTGGACATGCAAATGTTCGATTTTGCTTTCGATCAACCACCGCGACAAAACACATGCCTCGGCCAGATAGATCAAGTGCAGGGTCAAGGACTTATCACTGCGCCGCGCCACACGAAGCGACAACCGAGCAGCGCGGAGAAATGCGAACGGTTTGCGAAACGGCATGAGCAACAACGCCAATAAGATCCGCCCAATGCCAATTCCCGTCACATAGCGCGTCACCGCTTGTTCGTTGCGGTCGCGTTCATCAACCAGCGTGCCGTTCCACTGTCGCAGCGCAAAGCGATCGACTGTCATCCCCAAATCTTCCAACGCCCGAATCTCACGACCGATAAAGGTTTGACTGGGCATGGGATACTGGTTGATCAGATAGCCAATTCGCACGGCCAATTCCTATGAACTGTAAAAAGAAAACGCAAAGTGAATCATCAGCAATGAAATTTGGTGTGATCATGCTGAACAGGTTTGGTCAAAAACGGTTCAATAGGAGGCGTCTAAGCCATGACTCCAATGACCGGAGCTTGAAGTTCGATGAGGTCCCGGATAGCGGCCGGACTGGCCGGATCTTTGACGGACCGCTTATCAGCCGTCAACACAATGGCATCGGCCCGGGCAGCTAGCATTTGTAGGTCCGCCCGGCTGGCAATGGGGGGGCCGGCAATGAAGATCATGCTGTAGGAGCTTTGGCACGACTTGAGCAATTCCGTCAAACGTGCCGAGGCCATCGCTTCGACGGGAAAGACTCCCTCGCCGCTGCCAATCAAGTCGACACAAGGATTCTCCGTATGTTGAATGAGGTCCGCTGTGATCGGAGCATTGTTGGAAAAGATATCCGACAGCCCCATTTGGTGTTTGTTATCGAGGGTCGCCAGCGATTCGTTTTTCGCCTGTTTTGTATCTGCAGCTGTGGATTTTTCTGTGGCAGTCTTGGCTGCGGCTGGTTCAGCGGGACTGGGGTGGGAGAGATCGCTGACGGAGTCTGACTTGGCAAACTTTCCGTGTTGACGATCGACTGCGTCCACAAGCAGAATCCGTTCGCCACGATGGGCCAGGCATTCGGAAAGGCTGCTCAGTACGCCTGCGGGAGCCGGTGTGTCCCCCAGGCCGCTGAATAATACAACACTTGAGGATTCCGGCAGCGACTGTTGGATACGCAGCGCAGCCATCCGAATGGATTCGTTGGTTTTCCAGTCGGGAGTCGAACGAGATCGAGAATTGAAATGCGCGAGTGCCCGATCCGTCATCAGTGGCAAGCTCCAGCGTCGGCTAAAGGCCGAAACCGCGGTCTCGCGTTGTAGCAACCATTCGGTCAAGACAACGGGGCAGACCAGCAGGATCGAACAGGCAAAAAATGACATCACGAACAGTTTTTTTGTGTTGGATGTCACGATCGCCGTTTCGATGCTTGCCGGAATCAGCACGGCGAACTCGCGCGATTTGCATTGTTTGAGCTGTTCCATGTTTTCTTTTTGGAGCGAAATCAGTTTCGATCGCCCTTCGGCGGACTCCAGCTTTTTTTCCCATTTGGCCACGACTTCGGAGCTGGCGATGGCAACGTCCCCCGCCTTGTCTGTGGCTTCGCTGTCATATTTTGCCAAGCGATCGTTCAACATATTTAAGTGGTTTTTTACGGTGTCGAGGCGAAATTGAAATTCGCTAATCCGCTGGTCGGCGCCCGCGATTTCCGTCTTGAGTGTCGTCAGCTCCGGTCCGGCAATCTGACTGATGGGCCCCAGCGTGGTCAATCCAATTTCATCGAGGGCCGTTTCCCATTCGACAAGCGAGGCATCTTTTCCGGTCGTATCAACCACAGCCAATTCTTTTTTGAGACTGGTTAACTCGGCAAACCGAGTTGAGGTTTTCGCATATTCCTTCATCACCAGATCAAGTTGTGTCTGACGCTTTTTTAATAACTCCGTTTGATACAGGCTGATTTTCTCTTGCCGGACTTTTTCCGCTTGGGCCAGCTGTTGTTCGATGCTCAGCAGTTCCACATTTTTTAAGTCAATGGTGGATTTTGTCGTCGAAACCGATTTGAGCTTATTTGAATATTCTTGGGTCGCCAGACCGTTGTTGTGTAGAAGTGTGTCATGCCGCAAACGCGCCGCACTAAGTTGCTCTGCCGCTTCGTCAACTTCGCGTTTTGCTCCCAAGTGAATTAATTCAACATGTTTCAGATGCTCGGTGAGAATCTCCTGTCGCTGCTCGGCTGCCGCGTCGATCAATGTTTGCATCGTATCGTTGACGAGTTCTACGCCAACTTCCGCCTCAGGCCAGCCCAGGGTTAATTCCATGACGCTGGAGCGACCGATGACCTTCATCTCAAACAGACTGGCAAAGATATCGGGCGAGATGTCCAACCCATGCTTGTCGACAATTTTCTGCATGCGGCTCGTCGAAAACAGAACTTCCTTGTACGTTTGCAGCGAGGGGGCCTGATAGACAACAGGCCCAGGCGGTGTTGGCAATCCGGAGTAAATTAAACTCCCGCTGACTTCGGCGTTCAGCGACCGGAACTCCGTCGCAATAAAATAGCTCAGGCCGCCTGCAAGCAGCCCAATGATGCCCAGCAACCACCATCGCTTTTGCAAGATCGTGAGAAACAGCGAGGGCTGGTCTTCCGGTTGCGGGGTGTGGGCCGCAGCGGTGTAGGCGGGGTAATTGACCTGTGGGTTATGTGCATTCGTCGCGATTTGTGACTGTCGCACGTTTGTTGAAAGATCTCGATTTGTCATGATGTTTTAGCTGCAATAAACAACAGGGTTAATAAAGACTGCCGTGTCGCTGGCGGGAGATGCCGCTTAGCCGAACCTTTCGTCGACGCGTTGTTCCTCGACTTCACAAGCGAGAATTCGAGCAGGAATACCGACTGCGGTAGCGTGTTCAGGCACATCGCACAGCACCACGGCATTCGCGCCGATTTTTGCATGGTCCCCGATGACGACACCTCCCAGTACCTTGGCACCAGCCCCGATGTCGACATGACCGCCAATCCGGGGGCAACCTTTACGTTTGCCTCCGATTCCAATAGTGACCTGTTGAAAGAACAGGCAATTCGCTCCAATGACCGCATCGGGATGGATCACAATTCCGTTGGGGTGCGGCATGAGCAGTCCCCCTCCGATTTGGCTGTTCAGTGGAATATCGGCGCCACAAATCACCGACCAAACTTGGTGGAACAGTGCATGCCATTTACGCAGCAATTTGCCGCGCAGCGTCCCCCGCGTTTGCGCTTGGTAACGACGCAAATGGTAGAGCAGTTTTCGTGACGGGTCCCAAAATCGCCGGACCGTTTCACGATTCCAGTCATGTGTGGTTGCCGAAATCACTTTTGCCTGATCCCTCGTAAGCCAACACTGATTTTGCGACGAAGCCAGCGCCGCATCGATTGGACGGGCATCGAAACATAGCGTTTGGAATGTTCCGTTGGCCGTGCCTGAAAGATCGTGCCGTGCCCGCTGTTGTCGATTTCTTCAGCAGTGCAGGGGGTGTAGTAATAGCCGGCAAACGACTTACGACTTGTCGACGGAGGACAGGTCACGGCGCTCACCCCATGCCAACTGATTTCGCTGGTTTCAAATATCACACAGCGATTGTAAATCGGGGCAAAGCTGTGCGCTAGGTTCTTGACGTTCTCGTCCCAGAGCTCGGTCTTGCCGCCCCATTCGTCGCGCCAATCACGATTGAAGAACACCAAAATGTTGAGCCGGCGATGTAATTGGCGATGTTTGATGTAGTTGAAATCAATGTGGACATCCAGGTGCCCCCGCGGACCGGTTTGATGCATTCCGCCTCCCACCAGTTCCGGATCGCCGACGAGGTCCTTGAATCCTGAAAGCGTTCTTAAGTTCTCCACAAATTCCGGTGACTGCAATTCCTCATGCAGTTGTTTGATCGCTGCGGGAAACAGCTCGGAGTCTGTGACTTGGTATTTCCCGCGCTCGTTGACAGCGCTGAAGCCTTTGCCGAGCCGTTTGGCTTCTTCAAAGGAGGGGAAATCGCTTTCAATCGTCGCTGCCGCCTCGGGCAGGAGAAAATTGTCGAAGCAAATATGAGGGAACGGCGCGGCCGCGCGGAATTGGGTAGCGGCGCTCTCAAAATCAATTTCGCGAATCATTGGTGTTTGTAGTACTGACATGCAGGCTCCTTAATTCAGAAAAGCCAACGAAACATCTTTGTTTAAACGGGGTTCACGTGAC from Symmachiella dynata encodes:
- a CDS encoding 2OG-Fe(II) oxygenase, translating into MSVLQTPMIREIDFESAATQFRAAAPFPHICFDNFLLPEAAATIESDFPSFEEAKRLGKGFSAVNERGKYQVTDSELFPAAIKQLHEELQSPEFVENLRTLSGFKDLVGDPELVGGGMHQTGPRGHLDVHIDFNYIKHRQLHRRLNILVFFNRDWRDEWGGKTELWDENVKNLAHSFAPIYNRCVIFETSEISWHGVSAVTCPPSTSRKSFAGYYYTPCTAEEIDNSGHGTIFQARPTEHSKRYVSMPVQSMRRWLRRKISVGLRGIRQK
- a CDS encoding serine acetyltransferase, producing the protein MISATTHDWNRETVRRFWDPSRKLLYHLRRYQAQTRGTLRGKLLRKWHALFHQVWSVICGADIPLNSQIGGGLLMPHPNGIVIHPDAVIGANCLFFQQVTIGIGGKRKGCPRIGGHVDIGAGAKVLGGVVIGDHAKIGANAVVLCDVPEHATAVGIPARILACEVEEQRVDERFG